A window of Streptomyces sp. NBC_01689 genomic DNA:
CGCCGCCACCGCCTCCGCCGCCTGGGGGTACGTCCTCCTCCACCGCACCCCCGACTACCTGCCCTGGCTCAAGTGGGTGGTCCTCGTGGGCGGGCTGGCGGGCGCGCTCGGCCTGATCTTCGTGACCCGTCTCGGCCGCACCCTCGCACTGGCGACCGCGGGGCTGAGCTTCGCGGCGGCGGTCGCGGGCCCGGCGGCGTACACCCTCTCCACGGTGGACACCGGGCACTCCGGCTCCATCGTGACGGCCGGTCCGGCCGGGGCGAGCTCGATGGGCGGGCCCGGCGGAGGCCGTGGCGGGATGCGGGGCGGCCTCCCCGGCGGCGGCCAGAACCGGCAGCCCGGAAACGGCGCCGGCAACGGGCAGCAGGGCGGCGGCACGGGCGGACTCCCGGGCGGCACCGGCGGGTTCCCCGGCCAGAACCAGCAGGGCAACGGGAACACCCAGGGCAACGGCGCGGGCGGCGGTACCCGGGGCGGGAATCCGTGGGGCGCCCTGCCCGGCGGCGGGACCGGTGAGGGCGGCCCGCGGGGAGGCGGCGGCGCGGGCGGACTGCTGAACGGGGCGAACGTCAGCTCCGAGGCGAGGGCGCTGCTGTCGAAGGACGCCGGCGACTACACCTGGGCGGCCGCGGCCGTCGGCTCCCAGAACTCGGCGAGCTACCAACTGGCGACCGGCAAGCCGGTGATGGCGATCGGCGGCTTCAACGGCACCGATCCGTCGCCGACCCTGGCCCAGTTCAAGAAGTACGTGACCGACGGGAAGATCCACTACTTCATCTCGGGCGGGGGCATGGGCGGCGGCATGGGCGACGGCGCGAACTCCTCGGCCTCCTCGCGGATCAGCTCCTGGGTCACCGCCAACTTCAAGGAGGTGACGGTCGGTTCGGCCACCTTCTACGACCTGACGCAGCCGACGGGCTGACCCTGGAGGGTTGCGCGACCCCCGTGTGCGGTGGCGCCGGAGCGATCGGGCTCCGGGCCACCGCACGCCCGCGTGCGGCGCCTCGCCGGCGGTACCGGCCGATGGCGCCCGCCCACGCCGGTCGCGGAGTTGCCCGGGTGGGCGGAGGGGGCAGACTCCGCGGTGGCGGCTTCCGCGGAGCACGCGCTTAGCATCGAGGAGGACGGACGGGAGCGTCCCGGCCCGCCGCGAGTGACCGCAGTCCCCCGTTCCGAGGAAGGTACGCCATGGTGAGGGCAGCCGACCGGGCCGAGCGTCCGGCGCGGACCAGTGTCTGGCTGGAGGGCAAGGCCCCCCGGGGCGGTGCGGCACGCGGCGGTGGTCAGCCTTCCGGGCTCGACCGGGACCGGATCACCGAGGTCACGGTACGGCTGCTGGACGCCGAGGGGATGGCGGGGTTCTCCATGCGCCGGCTGGCCGCCGAGCTGAACGTCACGGCGATGTCGGTGTACTGGTACGTGGACACCAAGGACGACCTGCTCGAACTCGCCCTGGACGCGGTCTTCGGCGAACTGGCGCTGCCCGAGGCCGAGTCGGGCGAGGACTGGCGCGACCAGCTGCGTTCCGTCGCCGTCGGCTACCGCGCGCTGCTGGTCCGCCACCCCTGGGTGTCACCGCTCATCGGCACGTTCCTGAACATCGGCCCGCACTATCTGGCCTTCTCGCTCTGCGTCCGCAAGGTGGTCCGCAGCACGGGTCTGCCGCCCCACGGGCAGATGGGCGCGCTCTCCGCGGTCTTCCAGTTCGTGTACGGCTTCGGCACCATCGAGGGCCACTTCGTGCAGCGCTGCGCCTCGGCCGGCATGAGCCAGGAGGAGTACTTCCGGCAGGCCATGAGTACGATCAGTGCACAGCCGCAGTTCTCGGTCGACCTGGAGAGCGCCGCGGACCTGATCGAGGCCCGCGGC
This region includes:
- a CDS encoding TetR/AcrR family transcriptional regulator, giving the protein MVRAADRAERPARTSVWLEGKAPRGGAARGGGQPSGLDRDRITEVTVRLLDAEGMAGFSMRRLAAELNVTAMSVYWYVDTKDDLLELALDAVFGELALPEAESGEDWRDQLRSVAVGYRALLVRHPWVSPLIGTFLNIGPHYLAFSLCVRKVVRSTGLPPHGQMGALSAVFQFVYGFGTIEGHFVQRCASAGMSQEEYFRQAMSTISAQPQFSVDLESAADLIEARGGDTVEEMRERDFTFALETLIAGIETMTARGADTP